CATCTCGGAATCGATAAAACTTACCAACGGATACGGGATAATTTTTACTGGCCAGGAATGTTCAAAGATGTTGCATCTTACGTCTCAGCTTGTGAGACTTGTATAATGACTAAAAGTGACCAGACAAAACCGCAAGGATATGTCGGAACGAGACCACCAACCCAACCTTGGTCCATTATCTCGATTGACACCATCGGCCCATATACTCGTTCAACTATGGGGAACCAATATGCTCTCGTTATCGAAGATTTGTACACTCGCTATCTCGAAATTTTTCCTTTGAAACAACAATcgggtaaaattataaaacatcacCTGACGGCTGTCTTTAATCATTGGGGCCCTCCTTGtcaaattatctctgataatggcaaagaatttataaataaagacataattaatttaattagtcaATTTAACATGAAATTCACACCAACCCCTATCGGTTACCCCTGTGTAAATCCCGTTGAACGCTGTAATTGTACAATTAAACCTATGATTGTCGCATTTACgagtaaaaatcaaaaagattGGGATGAACATCTCGATGATTTGAAATTCGCATACAATACCTCGGTACACACTGCCTTAGGAGTGTcaccattttatttaaatcacggACGTGACGCACGACTAATTAACGATGCCAACCCTCTCGAAAATCTAGACGTATCTGACGTTACCGTTTGGCGAGCCCGAATGGAGCGTGCGATTGAATTAAGACATTTTGTTGAGCAAAATATGTTGAAAGCTCGGAAACGCACGCGTAAACaatacaaacaaaaattttctgataccccaatagatttaaaaatcggTGATGAagtctattatttaaataaaaaattgagtaaaaaagtaGATGGTTACAGTGCTAAATTGGCACCAAAATATTCGGGACCCGCCATTGTATCTAAAATTATAAGTCCTCTAGTAGTTCAATTACAAGATGATGCCTGTAACGATATTGGCACATATTGTTACGATGACTAAAAAATCCCTAGACGGTCTCGAAGACGTAACTGattattttcgatatattCCAGATCACTCATCATGAAAGTGAAGTTATTTGGAGACTCGGATACTTAAGTTTCACTTCAGGAGTCTGAGGGTGAAATGTCCGATTCAGAAACACCATCTACTCATCCAGTCTCATCATCATCTGTTTCATTATCACTTACATTAGACACCGCATCTGCATTTACATCAGAATTACCACCTACTACTACAATAACATCGCCAATATCGTCACCGGCTGCACCGGTCATCACAACAGCAATCGCACCATCACCAACGTGGTCAACTGGATCAACATCATTCGCTGGGACCCAAAATTCGTTGCCGCCATGACAAACAACTACTGGTATCGAGTTTGGTCAGCCATCATCCGTACTATATGTACCGAGTACTACAACTCCTACGTCAGCCATGTTTGAGACCCCTGATtgaaaaagtgaattgaaaagtattgagaattatttcaattcttttcaatccctcggcggttttggaaagtattgaatggaattgaaatttcgaccgtttgaatactttccaattccaaagtagaattcgaaagtattgaaaagaattcaatctttcatcatttcacTACCTTCCAATTCcataggtattgagaaggattcggaaagattcaaaaatttcaattcatttcaatctttttcaatcccacacttgatccgaaatgtcggattatttaggtattgagaaggattcggaaagattcaaaaatttcaattcatttcaatctttttcaatcctacacttgatccgaaatatcggattatttaggtattgagaaggattcggaaagattcaaaaatcacaattcattttaatctttttcaatcctacacatgacccgaaatatcggattatttaggtattgagaaggattcggaaagattcaaaaatttcaattcatttcaatctttttcgaTCCCACACATGACTCAaaatatcggattatttaggtatcgAGAAGAATTcgaaaagattcaaaaatttcaattcatgtcaatctttttcaatcccacgattgatccgaaatatcggattatttaggtattgagaaggaatcggaaagattcaaaaatttcaatgcatttcaatctttttcaatcccacgattgatccgaaatatcggattatttaggtattgagaaggaatcggaaagattcaaaaatttcaatgcatttcaatctttttcaatcccacacatgactcgaaatatcggattatttaggtatcgAGAAGAATTcgaaaagattcaaaaatttcaattcatgtcaatctttttcaatcctacacatgacccgaaatatcggattatttaggtattgagaaggattcggaaagattcgaaaatttcaattcatttcaatctttttcgaTTCCACACATGACTcgaaatatcggattatttaggtatcgAGAAGAATTcgaaaagattcaaaaatttcaattcatgtcaatctttttcaatcctacacatgacccgaaatatcggattatttaggtattgagaaggattcggaaagattcaaaaatttcaattcatttcaatctttttcaatcccacgattgatccgaaatatcggattatttaggtattgagaaggaatcggaaagattcaaaaatttcaatgcatttcaatctttttcaatcccacacttgatccgaaatgtcggattatttaggtattgagaaggattcggaaagattcagaaatttcaattcatttcaatctttttcaatcctacacatgacccgaaatatcggattatttaggtattgagaaggattcggaaagattcaaaaatcacaattcattttaatctttttcaatcctacacatgacccgaaatatcggattatttaggtattgagaaggattcggaaagattcaaaaatttcaattcatttcaatctttttcaatcctacacttgatccgaaatatcggattatttaggtattgagaaggattcggaaagattcaaaaatttcaattcatttcaatctttttcgaTCCCACACATGACTcgaaatatcggattatttaggtatcgAGAAGAATTcgaaaagattcaaaaatttcaattcatttcaatctttttcgaTCCCACACATGACTcgaaatatcggattatttaggtatcgAGAAGGAatcggaaagattcaaaaatttcaatgcatttcaatctttttcaatcccacacttgatccgaaatgtcggataatttaggtattgagaaggatccggaaagattcaaaaatttcaattcatttcaatctttttcgaTCCCACACACGACTcgaaatatcggattatttaggtatcgAGAACGATTcgaaaagattcaaaaatttcaattcatttcaatctttttcaatcctacacatgacccgaaatatcggattatttaggtattgagaagaattcgaaaagattcaaaaatcacaattcattttaatctttttcaatcctacacatgacccgaaatatcggattatttaggtattgagaaggaatcggaaagattcaaaaatttcaatgcatttcaatctttttcaatcccacacttgatccgaaatgtcggataatttaggtattgagaaggatccggaaagattcaaaaatttcaattcattttaatctttttcaatcctacacatgacccgaaatatcggattatttaggtattgagaaggaatcggaaagattcaaaaatttcaatgcatttcaatctttttcaatcccacacttgatccgaaatgtcggataatttaggtattgagaaggattcggaaagattcaaaaatttcaattcatttcaatctttttcgaTCCCACACACGACTcgaaatatcggattatttaggtatcgAGAACGATTcgaaaagattcaaaaatttcaattcatttcaatctttttcaatcctacacatgacccgaaatatcggattatttaggtattgagaaggattcggaaagattcaaaaatcacaattcattttaatctttttcaatcctacacatgacccgaaatatcggattatttaggtattgagaaggattcggaaagattcaaaaatttcaattcattttgttgtaataataattaaataaatacatgccaggactggttggtggttgggatgtttgaaaaatacgcatatttaaaaatataacaatatttttatttgtcacagcacaaaatatcactgggttgcaaattaaatagtttattcaatttataaatactgttaattgtctgagctcatgaatacccgaataattgaatacaaattattgagttgagctcgagtaaataatgaattaaaaataatcaaattgagttccattgaacactgagttgaatgcaaaaatgtcatgataataagtaacgtgatgtcagaggttactgagcgaagtgaacacattaattactatttttaatagcactgaatacataaatatttttgttattgagttttaatagtgatgatcacttaattgaattgaatttaatgagctcatcataaattacactgattttaatttatttgttgaacacgtggtagcatgatagcagaggctactgagcgaaatataactttgaaattaattaagaaattgagcataatgataattaaataaataataaaactgagtcttttaaattaattgagcactgatagcaagtaaatgtttaataaataatgcacCTGTTGCTTTCTCGATGATATAACCTCGTCAGGAACAGGTTGTAGAACGCTGGATTCCTTGAagttgttttatatttattttttgagctctgagctcgcaattataaaaataattatattttttgatagagTTATGAACCCTTAACGTAGTttattgattacttttaatgatttactcgagatgagcgcaattttaatagattatacaaaacacgtggtgacacttgaaattgtataaacgaatagataatggcgtcggtcttcttGCCACGAGGCAGGAAAAATCCATGCGCATGCGTCGCACAGTGCAAGTCAAGTTCTCATAGATGgacactaggccccagtaggtgctgcctcttTTTGTCGGAagttcaactacattcaaatttgaatgtagttgtgattacgcaacatTCCGCCCGCCATCAGCAACAGAGTTGATGATTGATGAGTTCTTGAGTACTTGATCTTTTGATGAGCATGTCATTGAACCAGTGAAGTTATTCTTCGTCATCTTCTTGTGGTTCTGGTTCAATTGGTAGGAGTGCAAGCTTCGTAATTGGACGAGTGAGTGTTGAGTTCACTGTTTTAAGCGTAGCAACCCTGGTCAATCCATCTTTGCCAGGGTGGAGTGCGATAATACGAGCGAGAGGCCACCTGGTTGGTGGAAACCTTTCGTCGGTGAGTAATACAAGTGACCCAACTTGGATTTGATGAGTTGGACGTTGCCACTTGGTGATTGCCAGTTGTCTTTGAAGATAACTTGTAGACCAATGATTCCAGAACTGTTGAACACGTTGTTGTAGAAATTGCCATCTGGACAATCGAGAACTATTTGTATCTATGAGTGCTGGTTCAGGAATCATGTTGAGTGCTCGTTCAATCAAGAAGTGACCAGGAGTGAGTGCATCCATATCATCTGGATCTTCCGTGAGTGGCTCCAATGGTCTTGAATTCAATATAGCTTCAATTTGCGTAAGAAGAGTCGTAAATTCTTCAAACGTAAATGAAGACTCTCCCACTGATCGAGTAAGATGATGCTTGAGTGATTTGACAGCAGCTTCCCACTTTCCACCCATGTGTGGAGCTGCTGGTGGATTGAAATGCCAGGCAATACTGTTCACAGTGATGTGATCCAGTATTTCTCTTGACTCTTGAGTTCCTTGAGTGAACAGACGGTTGAGATCAGTTTCATCGCCTTTGAACGTCGTTCCACAATCGCTGTAGAGTGCTGTGCAGATGCCTCGTCGGCTGATAAATCTGCGGAGTGCTGCGATGAACCCACTAGAGCTGTAGTCGCTGACTACCTCTAGATGTACTGCTGACGTAGAAAGGCAGACAAAAACACAAATCCAGCCTTTGTATGTTTTTGCTCCTCTGCGTCTCCAATTTTTGAGTGTTATTGGGCCAGCATAGTCAACTCCAGTGTGAGTGAATGCAGATGATGGAGTAACTCGTGATACTGGTAGCTGACCCATGAGTTGTTGAGCTCTATCAGCACGATGTCGTGCGCATCTTATACATTTGAGTATAATTGAGCGTACTGGTTGTCTACCGCCAATGATCCAGTACTTTTGTCGTATGAATGCCAGAGTAAGTTGAGTACCACCATGCATGGTACGCTGATGAGCATCAGAGATGATGAGTTTAGTGAGTGCCGCATTCCGTGGTAGAATAGCAGGATGCTTACTTTGGTCTTGATTTGGAGAATTTTCCAACCGTCCACCTACTCGAATGATGCCGTCGGTGTCAATGAATGCAACCAATCGAGCAAATGGATGACCATTAGGCCATGGTGCGTGTTTGAAGTGCATGTTGATCTCGTTTGAAAAATGAATGCGTTGAGTTTCTTTGATACAGAAGTTGAGTGCAGAAATTACTTCTTCAGAAGTAATTGGAGTCTTGAGTGATGAGTTTGGTGATTTCTTGATCATGTCACGAAGTCTAAAGCAGATTGCAGTAGCTCGTAACATGCGTAGGAGTGGTATTGGCCGTTCCATGATAGGCCAATTTGATTTCAGCGATGAATTCGATGAGAATAGAGCCAGTCCAGGCCGTTCTTCTGCTTGAGCTCCTGTATCATCGATTGATGGACATTTAGGCCAGGACGATGAACTCTTGAGCAACCATAGTGGGCCAGTCCACCATAGTTGATGATCACGGAGTTGAGTAGGTGTCAACCCTCGTGTTGCGCAGTCTGCTGGATTTTGTGTGCCCGGAATGAAATTCCAGTGGCCATCTGGAAGTAGATCTTGAATATGTGACaccctatttcgaacaaactCCTTCCAGCGAGACGGATGAGATTTAATCCACGTGAGTGTAATTGTTGAGTCCGTCCACAAGTATATTGGCGATTGAGTGAGATTTAGAGTGCTCTGGCAGTGTTTTGTGAGTTTTGCCAACATGTGAGCTGCGGTGAGTTCTAACCTTGGTATCGTTAGTCGTTTTAACGGAGCTACCTTGGTTTTGGAGCAGAGCAGCGTAACTCTGACTCCATGAGCAGGTGTGTGGACTTTGATGAACACGGCAGCTGCCATTGCCAATTGAGAGGCGTCCGAGAATCCATGGATTTCGGTGGTTGAGCACGTGGATGAGTGGATCCATCTTGGAATTTTGATTTCAGAGATAAATTTGAGTTCATTTTTGAAGTTTCTCCACTTATGCCGTTGATTGGCTGCCAATGGATTGTCCCAGCTGGGCTTTTCGAGCCAAAGCTCCTGCATGAATACCTTGGCTCGAATGATGAGTGGTGCGAGAAATCCAAGAGGATCAAAGATTTGAGCAATCTCTGATAAAATGAtcctttttgtaaattttggaGTTGAGCATGGTGGTGAGTACGTAAAATAGAACTGATCTGAGTGTGAGGACCAGTACATGCCCAGAATCTTGGTGCTGGAGTCTGGATCctcaaatttatgatttttgatCGCTTCCACATGATTGAGTTGTTATAATTTTGGATGATTGCTTGCCCATTTAGCAAGAGGGAATCCGCCCGCCTTGCAGAGTGCTTCAAGTTGATCAGCAACTTGTTGTAATGAGTCCAAGTCATCGGCACCAccaaagatatcgtcaacATATCTTCCGTGGGTGAGTGGAATTATCGCAAGAGGAAATCGATGTCCTTCGTCTTCAACCAATTGAAGTAGAGCACAAACGGCCAAATATGGAGCTGGTCTGGTCCCGTAAGTGACCGTGGTGAGTTTATATGGAGTTATTTGGCCTTGTTGGTTGAACCAGAGTATTTGTTGAAGTGATTGATCGCGTTCGTCGACCAAAATCTGTCTAAACATCTTCGTGATATCTGTTATGAAGATGAGCTTATGAGTGCGAACTCCTATGAGTACGTCGAAGATGTCTAGTTGCAGTTTTGGACCGGTGTGAAGCACATCGTTGAGTGAAAGACCTGAGCTGGTGGTTTTGGAACCGTTGAACACTACTCGCAGCTTGGTTGTGATGCTGCTTTCCCGTAAGACTCCATGATAAGGGAGATAGTAGTCTGGTTCACTTATTGTTGATTGAGTTGATTCCACCATGTGGTTGAGTTCTTCGTATTCCTTCAGAAAATCAAGGTAGAGTGCTCTCAAACGATCGTCATGATCTAAACGACGTTTGAGATGAATAAGACAGCGGTATGCTGCTGAGTACGAATTTCCCAGCTGTTGAGGTGACGATTTGATTGGCAGTCGAACTATGTATCGTCCTGAACTGTCTCGTCGATGAGTTTGTTGAAAATGCGCTTCACACGCCTCCTCATCTGGGTTGAGTTCCTTGATTTTGCTGACTGGAATTTCTTCTTGAGTCCAGAAGCGTGATAGCAGGTCTTGAAGTTGTTGAGTTGACTGCTCGACAGCAGCATGATAAGTAATAGATGGTCGATGAGTGCGTTGAGTAACTGGACCAAGTAATATCCATCCGAAGATGGTATCTTGAGCGATTGGCAGGCCTTCAGACCTTTTAATGAGTGCATCTTTAATAATAAGACCATAATGATCGGCACCAATGATGATATCAATTGGTCCTGGTCTCATGAACGCTGGATCTGCCAATTGTAGTTGTTTGTATTGGTCCCAGTTGAGTGTGTTGAGTGCAACAGATGGTAGTTGAGTAGTGAGACCACCTAGTATATGAGCACTGATGATGACTGAGTCGTTTGAATGCCTAGATGAAAGCTTGAGTGCGACTTGACCTTTAGTTCTACCAGCATTGGCAACACCAATACCAATAATCTGGATAGATGAGTGAGTGCGTTTAAGTTTGAGTGAATTGACCAAGGAATCTGAAACAAACGATAATTCAGACCCTGGATCCAGCAATATGCGTACTGGATGAGTACTTAACTTGGTGATCAAGTCCACTAGGCACGTTGTGAGTAAGATTGCTGGGCGATGAGTACTAGTATGATGAATGCCGGACGTGTTGAGTGCAATTGAGTTCAGTTGAGCGTCGCTCGAGTCGTCATGTGGAAGCAGACGTCTTTATTGAGTGCCTTTAGCGGCTGAGCTAGATGGTTTTTGAGTGCTGTTGAGTCCCGGGTGTATCATGGTGTGATGTTTTTGTTCACACACCCTGCATGTGAATTGTGAATTGCACGCATCCGGTAGATGATGGCCAAAACAATTTTCACAAAGTCGCTTCTCCACAACGACTTGAGTGCGTTGAGCCTTTGTGAGTCCCAAGAATTGAGTGCATCTCACAATAAAGTGATCTCCTTTACACAAATCACAGGGATATTGTGCAGGAGGGAATACCTTCTTGGGAGGCTTCTTGAGTGCAGTAGATGAGTTCGTGGCTGGAGATTTAGGTTCCGATGAGTGCGACTTGgaaacagcagcagcagagtATGACGCTGGTTTGCCAGATGAACGTGGTGGTTTTGATGCCTGTTCCACCCGTTCTTGAGCACGAGCACGACTGACTAAAAAGTCATTGAGATCTTTGAGTGATGGGTATTCAGTGAGCTCCTTGACCTGTGAATGGGGTTATATGAGTACAGCTGCCCAATGATGATGCTACCGACACAACCAACCAACcatccggctcgaaggaccataaaatgttgtaataataattaaataaagacatgccaggactggttggtggttgggatgtttgaaaaatacgcatatttaaaaatataacaatatttttatttgtcacagcacaaaatatcactgggttgcaaattaaatagtttatttaatttataaatactgttaattgtctgagctcatgaatacgtgaataattgaatacaaattattgagttgagctcgagtaaataatgaattaaaaataatcaagttgagtttaattgaacactgTGGTGAATgcaaaaatgtcatgataataagtaacatgatgtcagaggttactgagcgaagtgaacacattaattactatttttaatagcactgaatacataaatatttttgttattgagttttaatagtgatgatcacttaattgaattgaatttaatgagctcatgataaattacactgatttgaatttatttgttgaacacgtggtagcatgatagCAGAGGCTGCTGAGCGaaacataacttttaaattaattaagaaattgagcataatgataattaaataaataataaaactgagtcttttaaattaattgagcactgatagcaagtaaatgtttaataaaaaatgcacctgttgCTTTCTCGATGATATAACCTCGTCAGGAACAGGTTGTAGAACGCTGGATTTCTTGAagttgttttatatttattttttgagctctgagctcgcaattataaaaataattatattttttgatagagTTATGAACCCTTAACGTAGTttattgattacttttaatgatttactcgagatgagcgcaattttaatagattataCAAAACACGTGATGATacttgaaattgtataaacgaatagataatggcgtcggtcttcttGCCACGAGGCAGGAAAAATCCATGCGCATGCGTCGCACAGTGCAAGTCAAGTTCTCATAGATGgacactaggccccagtaggtgctgcctctatttgtCGGAAGTTCAACtgcattcaaatttgaatgtagttgtgattacgcaacacatttcaatctttttcaatcctacacttgatccgaaatatcggattatttaggtattgagaaggattccgaaagattcaaaaatttcaattcatttcaatctttttcgaTCCCACACATGACTcgaaatatcggattatttaggtatcgAGAAGAATTCGAAAAGattcgaaaatttcaattcatttcaatctttttcaatcctacacatgacccgaaatatcggattatttaggtattgagaaggattcggaaagattcaaaaatttcaattcattt
The Microplitis mediator isolate UGA2020A chromosome 6, iyMicMedi2.1, whole genome shotgun sequence genome window above contains:
- the LOC130670511 gene encoding uncharacterized protein LOC130670511: MQELWLEKPSWDNPLAANQRHKWRNFKNELKFISEIKIPRWIHSSTCSTTEIHGFSDASQLAMAAAVFIKVHTPAHGVRVTLLCSKTKVAPLKRLTIPRLELTAAHMLAKLTKHCQSTLNLTQSPIYLWTDSTITLTWIKSHPSRWKEFVRNRVSHIQDLLPDGHWNFIPGTQNPADCATRGLTPTQLRDHQLWWTGPLWLLKSSSSWPKCPSIDDTGAQAEERPGLALFSSNSSLKSNWPIMERPIPLLRMLRATAICFRLRDMIKKSPNSSLKTPITSEEVISALNFCIKETQRIHFSNEINMHFKHAPWPNGHPFARLVAFIDTDGIIRVGGRLENSPNQDQSKHPAILPRNAALTKLIISDAHQRTMHGGTQLTLAFIRQKYWIIGGRQPVRSIILKCIRCARHRADRAQQLMGQLPVSRVTPSSAFTHTGVDYAGPITLKNWRRRGAKTYKGWICVFVCLSTSAVHLEVVSDYSSSGFIAALRRFISRRGICTALYSDCGTTFKGDETDLNRLFTQGTQESREILDHITVNSIAWHFNPPAAPHMGGKWEAAVKSLKHHLTRSVGESSFTFEEFTTLLTQIEAILNSRPLEPLTEDPDDMDALTPGHFLIERALNMIPEPALIDTNSSRLSRWQFLQQRVQQFWNHWSTSYLQRQLAITKWQRPTHQIQVGSLVLLTDERFPPTRWPLARIIALHPGKDGLTRVATLKTVNSTLTRPITKLALLPIEPEPQEDDEE